A genome region from Microbacterium profundi includes the following:
- the hemB gene encoding porphobilinogen synthase: MSFPEIRPRRLRQSSAVRNLVRETSLESRQLVLPMFVREGISEAVQISSMPGVAQHSLDSLRRAAVEAAEAGVGGVMLFGVPAMRDATGSGADDPAGILNVATSALVSEVGDALVVQTDLCLDEFTDHGHCGVLADDGSVDNDATLERYVAMALAQARAGSHLLGLSGMMDGQVAAIRRGLDAEGFTDTLLLGYAAKYASAFYGPFREAVDSQLQGDRRTYQLDPGNRREGLREALIDEAEGADIVMVKPAMSFLDVLREVRDAVHIPVWAYQISGEYAMIEAASANGWIDRRAAVLESLLSIRRAGADAVLTYWATEVAGWLRD, from the coding sequence GTGAGCTTCCCCGAGATCCGTCCGCGCCGGCTCCGTCAATCGTCGGCGGTGCGGAACCTGGTGCGGGAGACCTCGTTGGAGTCCCGGCAGCTCGTTCTGCCGATGTTCGTGCGCGAGGGCATCTCAGAGGCCGTGCAGATCAGTTCGATGCCCGGTGTCGCTCAGCACTCGCTCGATTCGCTTCGTCGTGCTGCGGTCGAGGCGGCGGAAGCAGGCGTCGGCGGTGTGATGCTGTTCGGTGTTCCCGCCATGCGCGATGCGACCGGCTCCGGTGCGGATGACCCCGCGGGCATCCTCAACGTCGCCACGTCCGCGCTGGTCTCGGAGGTCGGCGACGCGCTCGTCGTGCAGACCGATCTGTGCCTGGACGAGTTCACCGATCACGGACACTGCGGCGTTCTCGCCGACGACGGCTCGGTCGACAACGACGCGACGCTCGAACGCTACGTCGCGATGGCGCTTGCACAGGCACGGGCGGGATCGCACTTGCTGGGGCTGTCGGGCATGATGGACGGCCAGGTCGCCGCGATCCGTCGAGGACTGGATGCAGAGGGGTTCACCGACACGCTCCTTCTCGGCTACGCGGCCAAGTACGCGAGCGCGTTCTACGGGCCGTTCCGCGAGGCCGTCGACTCGCAGCTGCAGGGCGATCGTCGCACGTACCAGCTTGATCCGGGCAACCGTCGTGAGGGGCTGCGCGAGGCGCTGATCGATGAGGCCGAGGGCGCAGACATCGTCATGGTGAAGCCGGCGATGAGCTTCCTCGACGTGCTCCGCGAGGTGCGCGATGCCGTGCATATTCCGGTGTGGGCATATCAGATCTCCGGCGAGTACGCGATGATCGAAGCCGCGAGTGCGAACGGCTGGATAGACCGTCGTGCCGCCGTGCTCGAGTCGCTGCTGTCGATCCGCCGTGCCGGTGCCGACGCCGTGCTCACGTACTGGGCGACCGAGGTCGCCGGCTGGCTTCGCGACTGA
- a CDS encoding enoyl-CoA hydratase/isomerase family protein produces MTDTTAAPTVLVRTEGSLGRLTLNRPKAINALDLDMIRQLTAALDRWRDDTDIDIVLIDGAGDRGLCAGGDVRGLYDQITSGQHHGVGDFFRAEYALNLMIAQYPKTVVAIADGITMGGGIGLAGHAAVRIVTERSRLAMPETRIGFTPDVGGTYLLGRAPGRIGEYLGLTGSTMTGADAVYAGFADYYVPSAHLDELREALGKRADPTSPSELVLLFDETPERSALADERAWIDEVFSADTIGDILQRLSERTESAASDTAATLAELSPTGIAVTLDAVREAREGDLRDALIGEYRRVLWFAALHPDLVEGIRAQLVDKDRSPRWQPATLAELESDAGAAARAYSPQVPLFG; encoded by the coding sequence GTGACTGACACCACCGCGGCACCCACTGTTCTCGTCCGCACCGAGGGATCACTGGGACGGCTCACTCTGAATCGGCCGAAGGCGATCAACGCGCTGGATCTCGACATGATCCGTCAGCTCACCGCAGCCCTTGACCGGTGGCGCGACGACACCGACATCGACATCGTCCTCATCGACGGGGCCGGTGACCGCGGCCTGTGCGCCGGCGGCGACGTGCGCGGGCTCTACGATCAGATCACCAGCGGGCAGCACCACGGCGTCGGCGACTTCTTCCGCGCGGAGTACGCGCTGAACCTCATGATCGCGCAGTACCCGAAGACGGTCGTCGCCATCGCCGACGGCATCACGATGGGCGGTGGCATCGGCCTCGCAGGCCACGCCGCCGTCCGCATCGTGACCGAGCGCAGCCGCCTGGCGATGCCGGAGACCAGGATCGGATTCACGCCGGATGTCGGCGGCACCTATCTGCTGGGCCGCGCTCCTGGCCGTATCGGCGAGTACCTCGGTCTCACCGGCAGCACGATGACGGGGGCGGATGCTGTCTACGCCGGTTTCGCGGACTACTACGTGCCCTCCGCACACCTCGACGAGCTCCGAGAGGCCCTCGGCAAGCGCGCCGACCCGACCAGCCCCTCCGAGCTCGTGCTGCTGTTCGATGAGACCCCTGAGCGATCGGCCCTCGCGGACGAACGAGCCTGGATCGACGAGGTGTTCTCCGCGGACACGATCGGCGACATCCTGCAGCGACTGTCCGAGCGCACCGAGTCCGCGGCATCCGATACCGCTGCGACGCTCGCAGAGCTCTCGCCGACCGGGATCGCCGTGACGCTGGACGCCGTCCGCGAGGCGCGCGAGGGCGACCTGCGCGACGCGTTGATCGGCGAGTACCGACGCGTGCTCTGGTTCGCCGCCCTCCACCCCGATCTCGTGGAGGGGATCCGTGCGCAGCTGGTCGACAAGGACCGGTCGCCGAGGTGGCAGCCCGCGACGCTTGCGGAGTTGGAGTCGGATGCCGGCGCCGCTGCCCGCGCGTACTCGCCTCAGGTGCCGCTCTTCGGCTGA
- a CDS encoding ABC transporter ATP-binding protein yields MLGKLLVRYLSKYRWLLVGVLVFQFASALATLYLPRLNADIINNGVAQADTGYIWRTGGFMLVVSLGQIVCSIVATYFAAKAAMSVGRDIRADVFSRVNGFSEREVSQFGAGSLITRNTNDVQQVQMLAMMGATMFVTAPLLAIGGIIMAVQQDVGLSWLIAVSVPALLIVAVLIIGRMVPLFRRNQKQLDAINRVMREQLTGVRVVRAFVREPIEEARFRETNTELMILGRKIGSLFVLLFPLFMLILNVTVVGVIWFGGIEINAGNVEVGTLFAFMQYIGQIMMGVIMSSFMAMMIPRAAVSAERVGEVLDAESSMHRPDDGVADFSAPGTVILEDVEFTYPGADAPVLSGVSFGADKGETVAIVGSTGAGKTTLVSLIPRLFDVTGGAVRVNGTDVREADVDALWKTIGLVPQRPFLFTGTVASNLRYGREEATDEELWHALEIAQGRDFVEEMPDGLESRIAQGGTNVSGGQRQRLAIARAIVHQPDILIFDDSFSALDLTTDARLRQALWRELPEVTKIVVAQRVSSIMDADRIVVLDGGTMVGVGTHDELLATNDTYREIVESQLGVDA; encoded by the coding sequence ATGCTCGGAAAACTCCTAGTCCGCTACCTCTCCAAATATCGATGGCTCCTCGTCGGCGTCCTGGTCTTCCAGTTCGCCAGCGCCCTCGCCACCCTCTACCTGCCGCGCCTGAACGCCGACATCATCAACAACGGCGTCGCCCAGGCCGACACCGGCTACATCTGGCGCACCGGCGGATTCATGCTCGTGGTGTCACTCGGTCAGATCGTCTGCTCGATCGTCGCCACCTACTTCGCTGCCAAGGCGGCGATGAGCGTCGGACGCGACATCCGTGCCGACGTCTTCTCCCGCGTGAACGGTTTCTCCGAACGCGAGGTGTCGCAGTTCGGCGCAGGCTCGCTGATCACCCGTAACACGAACGATGTGCAGCAGGTGCAGATGCTGGCGATGATGGGGGCGACGATGTTCGTCACCGCCCCGTTGCTCGCGATCGGCGGAATCATCATGGCCGTGCAGCAGGACGTCGGGCTCAGCTGGCTGATCGCCGTCTCTGTGCCGGCACTGCTGATCGTCGCCGTGCTCATCATCGGTCGCATGGTTCCACTGTTCCGTCGCAACCAGAAGCAGCTCGATGCGATCAACCGTGTGATGCGCGAACAGCTCACGGGCGTCAGGGTGGTGCGCGCCTTCGTTCGCGAACCGATCGAAGAAGCGCGCTTCCGCGAGACGAACACCGAGCTGATGATCCTCGGACGCAAGATCGGCTCGCTCTTCGTGCTGCTCTTCCCCTTGTTCATGCTGATCCTCAACGTCACCGTCGTCGGAGTGATCTGGTTCGGCGGCATCGAGATCAATGCGGGCAACGTCGAGGTCGGCACCCTGTTCGCGTTCATGCAGTACATCGGCCAGATCATGATGGGCGTGATCATGTCGAGCTTCATGGCGATGATGATCCCGCGCGCGGCCGTTTCGGCCGAGCGCGTCGGCGAAGTGCTCGACGCCGAGTCGAGCATGCACCGTCCGGACGACGGCGTCGCCGACTTCAGCGCGCCTGGCACGGTCATTCTCGAAGACGTCGAGTTCACATACCCCGGAGCCGACGCCCCGGTGCTGTCCGGCGTCTCCTTCGGTGCTGACAAGGGTGAGACGGTCGCGATCGTCGGCTCCACCGGTGCCGGCAAGACCACGCTCGTCTCATTGATCCCGAGACTGTTCGACGTCACGGGCGGCGCAGTGCGCGTCAACGGGACTGATGTGCGTGAAGCCGACGTCGACGCGCTGTGGAAGACCATCGGCCTGGTGCCGCAACGACCGTTCCTGTTCACCGGAACAGTGGCGTCGAACCTGCGCTACGGCCGCGAGGAGGCCACGGACGAAGAGCTGTGGCATGCGCTCGAGATCGCACAGGGTCGCGACTTCGTCGAGGAGATGCCTGATGGCCTCGAGTCGCGCATCGCCCAGGGCGGCACGAACGTCTCCGGCGGGCAGCGCCAGCGTCTCGCGATCGCCAGAGCGATCGTGCACCAGCCGGACATCCTCATCTTCGACGACTCGTTCTCGGCACTCGACCTCACGACGGACGCGAGGCTGAGACAGGCCCTGTGGCGTGAACTGCCAGAGGTGACGAAGATCGTCGTCGCGCAGCGCGTCTCGAGCATCATGGACGCCGATCGCATCGTGGTCCTCGATGGCGGCACCATGGTCGGCGTCGGCACGCATGACGAGCTG
- a CDS encoding glutamate-1-semialdehyde 2,1-aminomutase, translating into MNDRNDDLFVAARAVTPGGVNSPVRAYGSVGGTPRFLASAKGAMVTDAAGEEYVDLVASWGPALLGHAHPDVVAAVQEAATRGLSFGAPTEGEVELARLITERVRVGDLAPIERVRLVSTGTEATMTAIRLARGATGRDLLVKFAGHYHGHSDGLLAEAGSGVATLALPGSAGVPAPIAAQTLVIGYNDRAALEAVFAEHGDRIAAVIVEAAAANMGVVEPEPGFNRFIADTAHAHGALMILDEVLTGFRVHHAGYWALQASLGEEYLPDIITFGKVVGGGMPLAALGGRADVMELLAPTGPVYQAGTLSGNPLSVAAGLATLRLATPAVYARVDAAAARVADALDAALTEAGVVHAVPRAGNLFGVVFAENPPRTYAEAQAQEAFRYAPFFHSMREQGIALPPSVFEAWFLTAAHDDAALSRIEAALPAAAAAAASARL; encoded by the coding sequence ATGAACGACCGCAACGATGACCTGTTCGTCGCCGCACGTGCCGTCACCCCCGGTGGAGTGAACTCTCCGGTGCGGGCGTACGGCTCCGTCGGCGGGACGCCGCGATTCCTGGCATCCGCCAAGGGTGCGATGGTGACGGATGCCGCCGGCGAAGAGTATGTCGACCTGGTGGCCTCGTGGGGGCCCGCCCTGCTGGGGCACGCGCATCCGGATGTCGTCGCCGCGGTGCAGGAGGCGGCGACCCGAGGGCTCTCCTTCGGGGCGCCGACCGAGGGAGAGGTTGAGCTCGCCCGCCTCATCACCGAGCGCGTCCGGGTGGGCGACCTCGCTCCGATCGAACGCGTCCGTCTGGTCTCCACCGGCACCGAGGCGACCATGACCGCGATCCGCCTCGCGCGCGGTGCGACGGGCCGCGACCTCCTGGTGAAGTTCGCGGGGCACTACCACGGGCACTCCGACGGACTGCTCGCCGAGGCGGGCTCCGGGGTAGCGACGCTGGCGCTGCCGGGCTCCGCAGGCGTCCCCGCTCCCATCGCCGCGCAGACCCTCGTGATCGGCTACAACGACCGCGCCGCGCTCGAAGCCGTCTTCGCGGAGCACGGCGACCGGATCGCCGCCGTGATCGTCGAGGCCGCGGCCGCGAACATGGGCGTGGTCGAACCCGAACCCGGATTCAACCGCTTCATCGCCGACACCGCGCACGCGCACGGCGCGCTGATGATCCTCGACGAGGTGCTCACGGGCTTCCGGGTGCACCACGCCGGCTACTGGGCGCTGCAGGCCTCGCTCGGCGAGGAGTATCTGCCCGACATCATCACGTTCGGCAAGGTCGTCGGCGGAGGCATGCCCCTCGCCGCGCTCGGCGGTCGCGCCGATGTCATGGAGCTGCTCGCGCCCACCGGGCCGGTCTACCAGGCGGGCACGCTGTCGGGGAACCCCCTGTCGGTCGCGGCCGGGCTCGCGACCCTGCGACTCGCGACGCCCGCCGTCTATGCGCGGGTGGATGCTGCGGCCGCTCGTGTCGCCGACGCCCTGGATGCAGCCCTCACCGAAGCGGGTGTCGTGCACGCCGTGCCGCGCGCCGGGAACCTGTTCGGCGTCGTGTTCGCCGAGAACCCGCCGCGCACCTATGCCGAGGCGCAGGCGCAGGAGGCGTTCCGCTACGCGCCGTTCTTCCATTCGATGCGCGAGCAGGGCATCGCCCTGCCGCCGAGCGTGTTCGAGGCGTGGTTCCTCACCGCAGCCCACGACGATGCGGCCCTGTCCCGCATCGAGGCTGCGCTGCCTGCGGCGGCTGCTGCCGCGGCATCCGCTCGGCTCTGA
- a CDS encoding ATP-binding cassette domain-containing protein, translating into MPDGQLIEFDHVTKRFGAVAAVSDFSARVNPGVVTGFLGPNGAGKTTTLRMLVGLERPTIGTTKIGGKRFSELREPARVIGAMLENPGFRARRTVERHLIAAAKANSIPLSRVGELISFVGLGDDVETRIAALSLGMRQRLSAATALIGDPGVLVLDEPANGLDPEGIRWMRTLIRGLADEGRTVLVSSHVLSEVEQTADEILVIARGELKFAGTMEDLADPSSGPVVVDAADRPALSEALRGAGFEFEILRSGLTVRGSDAARIGAVTAGAGVALTTLQQRGPTLEDVFLDLVNDRYVRVEKPATNEPALFEMPHEDDEQLPLGSSAEPVSSPATSSPELEDQVADGPADADAEAPEPDSEGDATGDSTRMGEPAAGETRRSERAARVEASAKPGDEDRPLPGMAGLAAVASLFNTPSSRSAADEAAADGSDADEAESDPAPESSSTGASDEADAESIDLDATRVIDVVPGAEQTASDVAPDEAAADDVTIAGDEAAPSSEPGEDSDVTDATDEFFDAFTGDPSSDDDDAPDLSSGEASEGGDSEPDAEDGDSHHDESTRERH; encoded by the coding sequence ATGCCAGACGGACAGCTGATCGAGTTCGATCACGTGACGAAGCGCTTCGGCGCTGTCGCCGCAGTGTCGGACTTCTCCGCGCGCGTCAACCCCGGTGTGGTGACGGGCTTCCTCGGTCCGAACGGCGCAGGCAAGACCACCACGCTGCGGATGCTGGTCGGCCTCGAGCGCCCGACCATCGGTACGACCAAGATCGGCGGCAAGCGGTTCTCCGAGCTGCGCGAACCCGCGCGCGTGATCGGGGCGATGCTCGAGAATCCCGGCTTCCGCGCCCGTCGCACTGTCGAGCGTCACCTGATCGCCGCGGCCAAGGCGAACAGCATCCCACTCTCGCGCGTCGGCGAGCTCATCTCGTTCGTCGGCCTCGGCGACGACGTCGAGACCCGCATCGCAGCCCTCTCGCTCGGCATGCGCCAGCGTCTCAGCGCGGCCACCGCACTCATCGGCGACCCGGGCGTGCTCGTGCTCGACGAACCGGCGAACGGTCTCGACCCCGAGGGCATCCGCTGGATGCGCACCCTCATCCGCGGCCTCGCCGACGAAGGGCGCACCGTGCTCGTGTCGTCGCACGTGCTGTCCGAGGTCGAGCAGACCGCAGACGAGATCCTCGTCATCGCCCGCGGCGAGCTGAAGTTCGCCGGCACGATGGAAGACCTCGCAGACCCCAGCAGCGGACCCGTCGTCGTCGACGCCGCGGATCGTCCTGCCCTTTCCGAAGCGCTGCGCGGCGCAGGGTTCGAGTTCGAGATCCTGCGCTCCGGCCTGACCGTGCGCGGCAGCGATGCCGCCAGGATCGGGGCCGTGACCGCCGGTGCCGGTGTGGCGCTGACCACACTGCAGCAACGCGGCCCGACGCTCGAAGACGTCTTCCTCGATCTCGTGAATGACCGGTACGTGCGCGTCGAGAAGCCAGCGACGAACGAGCCAGCGCTTTTCGAGATGCCCCACGAGGACGACGAGCAGCTTCCGCTCGGCTCTTCCGCCGAGCCCGTTTCGTCGCCGGCGACGTCATCTCCTGAGCTCGAGGACCAGGTGGCCGACGGTCCCGCCGATGCCGACGCCGAGGCGCCTGAACCCGACTCCGAGGGCGACGCAACGGGTGACTCCACTCGGATGGGTGAGCCTGCCGCAGGAGAGACGAGGCGCTCCGAGCGAGCCGCGCGCGTCGAAGCGTCGGCGAAACCGGGCGACGAGGACCGTCCGCTCCCCGGCATGGCCGGACTCGCGGCGGTCGCCAGCCTGTTCAACACCCCGTCATCCCGCTCTGCGGCTGATGAAGCGGCCGCTGACGGCAGCGATGCGGACGAAGCCGAGAGCGATCCCGCCCCCGAGTCGTCGTCCACGGGTGCGAGCGATGAGGCGGATGCCGAGAGCATCGACCTCGACGCGACGCGCGTCATCGACGTCGTTCCCGGCGCTGAGCAGACAGCATCCGACGTCGCCCCCGACGAGGCTGCTGCTGACGACGTGACGATCGCAGGCGACGAGGCCGCACCGTCGTCCGAGCCGGGCGAGGATTCCGACGTGACCGATGCGACCGACGAGTTCTTCGACGCGTTCACGGGCGATCCTTCATCCGACGATGATGATGCGCCCGACCTGTCATCCGGCGAGGCGTCGGAAGGCGGAGACTCAGAGCCCGACGCAGAGGACGGCGACTCGCACCACGACGAGTCCACCCGCGAGCGGCACTGA